The following proteins are co-located in the Bdellovibrio sp. ArHS genome:
- the lpxC gene encoding UDP-3-O-acyl-N-acetylglucosamine deacetylase, with protein MFLQKTIRKKTVVQGIGIHSGDPCTLTFRPAPPDTGVYFIRTDLPGSPSLKVTARNVQATSHQTTIGGPAFSVATIEHCLSALSALRIDNLFIELDGPEIPIGDGSARDFLQALLAVGIVEQDQPRKYCYITEPIYFSEGEKHAYVVPYHGLRLTVTIDFPHPKIGKQTIDIDINEQSFGRDVAHARTFGFMKDVEALKARGLAKGGSLDNCIVLDQLEIINPEGLRWDDEFVRHKALDALGDLVTLEMPLMGHVVLYKAGHDIMNKLVKKVWDSPSSYRHVELGADISEEVQRYTGWTVPL; from the coding sequence ATGTTCTTACAAAAAACGATTCGTAAAAAAACGGTGGTACAGGGAATCGGGATTCATTCAGGGGATCCTTGCACATTGACTTTCAGACCGGCACCACCGGATACGGGCGTTTACTTTATTCGTACGGATCTGCCCGGCAGTCCGTCTTTGAAAGTGACAGCTCGCAATGTCCAAGCGACGTCGCATCAAACCACGATTGGTGGCCCGGCTTTTTCTGTCGCCACAATTGAACACTGCCTTTCGGCACTTTCAGCTTTGCGCATTGATAATTTATTTATTGAATTGGACGGACCGGAAATTCCCATCGGCGATGGCAGCGCTCGTGATTTTCTTCAGGCGCTTTTGGCGGTAGGAATTGTCGAGCAGGATCAGCCGCGCAAATATTGTTATATCACAGAGCCCATTTATTTCAGCGAAGGCGAAAAACACGCCTACGTGGTTCCTTATCATGGTCTGCGATTGACTGTGACCATTGATTTTCCTCATCCTAAAATCGGCAAACAGACGATTGATATTGATATCAACGAACAATCCTTCGGACGCGATGTCGCGCACGCCCGCACGTTTGGCTTTATGAAAGATGTGGAAGCCTTAAAAGCCCGGGGCCTGGCAAAGGGTGGAAGCCTGGATAACTGCATCGTCTTGGATCAATTAGAAATCATCAACCCCGAAGGCCTGCGTTGGGATGATGAATTCGTGCGCCATAAAGCTTTGGATGCTTTGGGTGATCTGGTTACTTTAGAAATGCCTTTAATGGGACACGTTGTTCTTTATAAAGCGGGTCACGATATCATGAACAAGCTGGTCAAAAAAGTGTGGGACTCTCCCTCCAGCTATCGCCACGTTGAATTAGGTGCTGATATCTCTGAGGAGGTTCAGCGTTATACAGGGTGGACTGTTCCGCTTTAA